ACGTCGCCGGTCGAGCTGCGGAAGCAGCGATCCGACGTGGCGAATTGCGCTGGATTAGTAATGGTGAGTGGTGATACCACATGACCCTGGAGAAGACCATGACGCAACGAATTGTCAATATCGGTCTGGTGCAGATGCGCTGTACCGCCGATCCTGACTTCAATATGGCGACGGCGGAAGCCGGGATTCGGGCTGCGGCGGCGCAGGGGGCGCAGATTGTGTGTCTGCCGGAGCTGTTTCGTTCGCTCTATTTCTGTCAGAGCGAGAATCATGTTTTCTTCGCTCTGGCCGAGCCGGTGCCCGGCCCCAGTACCGAGCGGCTCAGTAAATTGGCTGCTGAGTTGCAGGTGGTGATTGTGGCCAGTCTGTTCGAGAAACGGGCGGAAGGTCTCTACCACAATACGGCGGCGGTGATCGATGCTGATGGCCGGTATCTGGGGAAGTACCGTAAGATGCACATTCCCGATGATCCGCTCTTCTACGAGAAGTTTTATTTCACGCCGGGTGATCTGGGGTTCAAGGTGTTCAAAACACGCTACGCCCGGATCGGGGTGCTAATCTGCTGGGATCAGTGGTACCCCGAAGCGGCCCGGCTCACGGCGCTGCGCGGAGCCGATGTGCTCTGTTATCCGACGGCAATTGGCTGGCATCCCGCCGAGAAGGCTGAGTACGGTGTAGCGCAACATCAGAGCTGGGAGATTATCCAGCGCTCACACGGGATTGCCAACGGTTGTTACGTCGTGAGCATCAATCGTACCGGTCACGAAGGTGATCCTGCCGGTGGGATCGAGTTCTGGGGGCAGAGCTTTATCTCCGATCCTTCGGGAACGGTGATCGTGCGGGCGCCGGTTGATGAGCCGGCGGTGCTGGTCGCCCCCATCGATCTGGCAAAGATTGATGTGCAGCGTACTCACTGGCCATTTCTGCGCGACCGCCGGATTGATGCCTACGGTGAGATTACGCGCCGTTATCTTGATGAGGAGTAAGCGTTATGGCAA
This genomic window from Chloroflexus aurantiacus J-10-fl contains:
- a CDS encoding carbon-nitrogen hydrolase, with protein sequence MTQRIVNIGLVQMRCTADPDFNMATAEAGIRAAAAQGAQIVCLPELFRSLYFCQSENHVFFALAEPVPGPSTERLSKLAAELQVVIVASLFEKRAEGLYHNTAAVIDADGRYLGKYRKMHIPDDPLFYEKFYFTPGDLGFKVFKTRYARIGVLICWDQWYPEAARLTALRGADVLCYPTAIGWHPAEKAEYGVAQHQSWEIIQRSHGIANGCYVVSINRTGHEGDPAGGIEFWGQSFISDPSGTVIVRAPVDEPAVLVAPIDLAKIDVQRTHWPFLRDRRIDAYGEITRRYLDEE